A section of the Euwallacea fornicatus isolate EFF26 chromosome 12, ASM4011564v1, whole genome shotgun sequence genome encodes:
- the Eph gene encoding ephrin type-A receptor 4-A isoform X5, which yields MGFVLRTLPFLAALGQWCNGEQVVLLDTTAEEASLDWTRYPYGPQSQTPGWVEESFTNFQKGINWRSYVVCDVAYNNANNWLWTPFIDRGEANRIYIEIKFTIRDCSLFPGNALSCKETFSLLYYEFDAATREPPPWDAERYKLIGRVAAGDGRFNSNSEVNINTEVKSIPVTKKGVYFAFRDQGACISLLAIKVYYITCPEITINFAKFPATPTGKEITVIEKAQGTCVTNAEVVGTPTYFCKGDGKWTLPSGECKCKAGFQPDLEQHCNLCQKGTYKPDVGDSLCLPCPKYSQGFDYGLSECNCDSGYYRAPTDPKNMSCTQPPSAPQNLTVNFVDQSNVILSWQPPDNLGGRSDIAYRIKCDACSVGLVQYNPPTELFNETRIHISGLNAVTTYRFQILAENGVSHMSLKPSAEYADVVVTTEASVASSITNIRVTSVKSTEITLAWDAPITDGDSESDQVETYEVRWFPRNEEYSNSTSFLTTTLIATITGLQQRTEYGLQVRAKTPRGWGAWSPVTFKTTGQVLNTAYVGAEEGMQIRLVAGGIVLIVVILVAVIVLTVVLVRNRSNDECNKKQPSDCDTLEYRNGEVTTPLFTGISGSSRMYIDPHTYEDPNQAVREFAREIDSKCITIEAIIGGGEFGDVCKGKLKMNGAEIDVAIKTLKAGSLDKSRNDFLTEASIMGQFEHPNVIFLQGVVTKSNPVMIITEYMENGSLDTFLRANDGKFKVIQLVGMLRGIASGMQYLSEMNYVHRDLAARNVLVNSELVCKIADFGLSREIESATEGAYTTRGGKIPVRWTAPEAIAFRKFTSASDVWSLGIVCWEVMSYGERPYWNWSNQDVIKSIEKGYRLPAPMDCPEAIYQLMLDCWQKERTHRPSFLSVVKTLDKLIRVPDTLRKIAQNRRPLPLNHHHPASWQQPYLHPSSTLELAGGNPYLGTTLSHVDSLSAHYLPDVILLQNYYRSSIIEHEMKMRFNSLMNISEDAHQIKEINTESWLNNSAFDRQFYGGGTTSSDFFNKKPHYYPNLDPKFLNLDDEALFNKRPDEVFQQNLYERSPCLEEAMTGFHEESNLGPISTDLGVADDCSTGLFRNDRDDKGCSSSETASRAWVDFDNL from the exons tGGGTGGAAGAGTCTTTCACCAATTTCCAAAAGGGCATCAACTGGAGGTCATACGTTGTCTGTGATGTGGCATATAACAATGCCAACAATTGGCTGTGGACTCCGTTCATTGATAGGGGAGAAGCTAATAGGATATACATCGAAATTAAGTTTACTATTAGGGATTGCAGCTTGTTTCCAG GAAACGCGCTGTCATGCAAAGAAACGTTCAGCCTGTTGTACTACGAGTTCGACGCCGCGACGCGGGAGCCTCCTCCTTGGGACGCCGAAAGATACAAATTAATTG GTCGCGTTGCCGCCGGAGATGGGAGATTCAACTCCAACAGCGAAGTCAACATCAACACTGAAGTCAAGAGCATACCGGTTACGAAGAAGGGAGTTTACTTCGCATTCAGGGACCAAGGTGCTTGCATATCCCTGCTAGCCATCAAG GTTTACTACATCACCTGCCCAGAAATAACGATAAACTTCGCCAAATTTCCTGCAACTCCCACTGGAAAAGAGATCACGGTGATTGAAAAGGCGCAAGGGACCTGCGTGACTAATGCGGAAGTTGTGGGGACGCCCACATATTTCTGCAAGGGGGATGGAAAGTGGACCCTACCCAGCGGGGAGTGCAAGTGCAAAGCAGGTTTCCAGCCGGACTTGGAGCAGCATTGCAATCTGTGCCAAAAGGGCACCTACAAGCCGGACGTGGGCGACAGCCTTTGTCTACCATGTCCAAAATACTCCCAGGGCTTCGACTACGGCCTATCAGAGTGCAATTGTGATTCGGGATACTACAGAGCGCCTACGGATCCGAAAAACATGTCTTGCACCC AACCGCCCTCAGCACCACAGAACTTGACGGTCAACTTCGTCGACCAGTCTAATGTGATATTAAGCTGGCAGCCGCCTGATAATTTAGGGGGCAGGTCAGACATTGCCTACAGGATAAAGTGTGATGCCTGCAGCGTAGGTTTGGTCCAATACAACCCTCCAACG GAACTTTTCAACGAAACTCGAATCCACATAAGCGGCCTAAATGCAGTTACAACTTACCGATTCCAAATACTTGCGGAAAATGGAGTGTCACACATGTCGCTCAAACCCAGTGCCGAATATGCGGACGTAGTGGTTACTACCGAGGCCTCAGTGGCCAGTAGTATCACTAATATCAGAGTGACCTCGGTCAAGAGCACGGAAATTACTTTGGCTTGGGATGCCCCCATTACGGATGGCGATTCCGAGAGCGATCAGGTTGAAACGTACGAAGTGAG GTGGTTTCCTCGCAACGAAGAATACAGCAATTCTACTAGTTTTCTAACCACAACCCTCATCGCAACGATTACCGGCCTACAGCAACGTACGGAATATGGACTACAAGTGAGAGCAAAAACCCCAAGGGGATGGGGAGCATGGTCTCCTGTCACGTTTAAAACTACGGGACAAGTTTTAAACACCG CCTACGTAGGGGCGGAAGAAGGAATGCAAATACGGCTCGTAGCAGGAGGAATCGTACTCATCGTCGTAATTCTAGTTGCAGTCATAGTTTTGACTGTCGTTCTCGTTAGGAACAGGTCAAATGACGAATGCAACAAGAAGCAACCCAGCGATTGCGACACTTTGGAATACCGAAATGGAGAGG tgaCTACACCTCTTTTCACTGGAATAAGCGGCTCGTCTAGGATGTATATCGACCCTCACACCTATGAAGATCCTAATCAAGCTGTACGAGAATTTGCCAGGGAAATAGACTCCAAATGCATTACCATTGAGGCTATaatag GTGGGGGCGAGTTTGGGGACGTGTGTAAGGGCAAACTGAAAATGAACGGGGCGGAAATCGACGTGGCCATCAAGACCCTGAAAGCGGGATCATTGGACAAGAGTCGCAACGACTTCCTTACCGAAGCCTCCATCATGGGACAGTTCGAACATCCCAACGTGATATTTCTTCAGGGTGTCGTCACCAAGTCGAATCCCGTGATGATCATCACTGAATATATGGAGAATGGGTCATTGGATACCTTTTTAAGG GCCAATGATGGGAAATTCAAAGTGATACAGTTAGTTGGTATGTTAAGGGGTATCGCGTCCGGGATGCAGTACCTCAGCGAAATGAACTATGTCCACAGAGACTTGGCAGCTAGGAATGTGTTAGTTAATTCGGAATTAGTGTGTAAAATAGCGGACTTCGGTTTAAGTAGGGAAATTGAAAGCGCCACGGAAGGAGCGTACACCACTAGG GGCGGTAAAATTCCGGTGAGGTGGACGGCACCGGAAGCGATAGCCTTCCGAAAATTCACCTCAGCAAGCGACGTATGGTCTTTAGGCATCGTCTGTTGGGAAGTCATGTCGTACGGTGAGAGGCCATACTGGAACTGGTCCAACCAAGACGTGATTAAGAGCATAGAAAAGGGTTATAG ATTACCTGCCCCAATGGACTGTCCAGAAGCCATTTATCAGCTAATGCTGGATTGTTGGCAGAAGGAGAGGACGCACAGGCCCTCGTTCCTGTCCGTTGTAAAAACTCTAGATAAGTTAATTCGGGTCCCGGATACATTGAGGAAAATTGCTCAGAATCG AAGGCCGCTACCGCTTAATCACCATCACCCCGCATCCTGGCAACAGCCATATTTGCATCCCTCATCGACCCTCGAACTAGCCGGAGGCAACCCCTATCTCGGCACCACCCTGTCTCATGTAGACTCTTTGTCCGCCCATTATCTCCCCGATGTAATTTTGCTACAAAACTACTATCGCAGCTCAATTATTGAACACGAAATGAAAATGAGGTTCAACAGCCTTATGAATATCTCAGAAGATGCACATCAAATCAAGGAGATTAACACCGAAAGTTGGTTGAATAATTCTGCCTTTGATAGGCAATTCTATGGGGGTGGTACCACCTCCTcagatttcttcaataaaaaaccTCATTACTATCCAAATTTGGATCCGAAATTTCTGAATTTAGACGATGAGGCTCTCTTCAACAAACGACCCGACGAAGTATTCCAACAAAATTTGTACGAAAGGTCACCATGCCTAGAGGAGGCTATGACCGGTTTTCATGAGGAAAGTAATTTAGGGCCGATTTCTACCGATCTGGGGGTTGCCGACGACTGTTCAACGGGGTTGTTCCGGAATGACAGGGATGACAAGGGCTGCAGCTCCTCGGAGACCGCTAGTAGGGCCTGGGTcgattttgacaatttgtaA
- the Eph gene encoding ephrin type-A receptor 4-A isoform X3, translating to MGFVLRTLPFLAALGQWCNGEQVVLLDTTAEEASLDWTRYPYGPQSQTPGWVEESFTNFQKGINWRSYVVCDVAYNNANNWLWTPFIDRGEANRIYIEIKFTIRDCSLFPGNALSCKETFSLLYYEFDAATREPPPWDAERYKLIGRVAAGDGRFNSNSEVNINTEVKSIPVTKKGVYFAFRDQGACISLLAIKVYYITCPEITINFAKFPATPTGKEITVIEKAQGTCVTNAEVVGTPTYFCKGDGKWTLPSGECKCKAGFQPDLEQHCNLCQKGTYKPDVGDSLCLPCPKYSQGFDYGLSECNCDSGYYRAPTDPKNMSCTQPPSAPQNLTVNFVDQSNVILSWQPPDNLGGRSDIAYRIKCDACSVGLVQYNPPTELFNETRIHISGLNAVTTYRFQILAENGVSHMSLKPSAEYADVVVTTEASVASSITNIRVTSVKSTEITLAWDAPITDGDSESDQVETYEVRWFPRNEEYSNSTSFLTTTLIATITGLQQRTEYGLQVRAKTPRGWGAWSPVTFKTTGQVLNTAYVGAEEGMQIRLVAGGIVLIVVILVAVIVLTVVLVRNRSNDECNKKQPSDCDTLEYRNGEGLVVTYMTTPLFTGISGSSRMYIDPHTYEDPNQAVREFAREIDSKCITIEAIIGCYFQGGGEFGDVCKGKLKMNGAEIDVAIKTLKAGSLDKSRNDFLTEASIMGQFEHPNVIFLQGVVTKSNPVMIITEYMENGSLDTFLRANDGKFKVIQLVGMLRGIASGMQYLSEMNYVHRDLAARNVLVNSELVCKIADFGLSREIESATEGAYTTRGGKIPVRWTAPEAIAFRKFTSASDVWSLGIVCWEVMSYGERPYWNWSNQDVIKSIEKGYRLPAPMDCPEAIYQLMLDCWQKERTHRPSFLSVVKTLDKLIRVPDTLRKIAQNRRPLPLNHHHPASWQQPYLHPSSTLELAGGNPYLGTTLSHVDSLSAHYLPDVILLQNYYRSSIIEHEMKMRFNSLMNISEDAHQIKEINTESWLNNSAFDRQFYGGGTTSSDFFNKKPHYYPNLDPKFLNLDDEALFNKRPDEVFQQNLYERSPCLEEAMTGFHEESNLGPISTDLGVADDCSTGLFRNDRDDKGCSSSETASRAWVDFDNL from the exons tGGGTGGAAGAGTCTTTCACCAATTTCCAAAAGGGCATCAACTGGAGGTCATACGTTGTCTGTGATGTGGCATATAACAATGCCAACAATTGGCTGTGGACTCCGTTCATTGATAGGGGAGAAGCTAATAGGATATACATCGAAATTAAGTTTACTATTAGGGATTGCAGCTTGTTTCCAG GAAACGCGCTGTCATGCAAAGAAACGTTCAGCCTGTTGTACTACGAGTTCGACGCCGCGACGCGGGAGCCTCCTCCTTGGGACGCCGAAAGATACAAATTAATTG GTCGCGTTGCCGCCGGAGATGGGAGATTCAACTCCAACAGCGAAGTCAACATCAACACTGAAGTCAAGAGCATACCGGTTACGAAGAAGGGAGTTTACTTCGCATTCAGGGACCAAGGTGCTTGCATATCCCTGCTAGCCATCAAG GTTTACTACATCACCTGCCCAGAAATAACGATAAACTTCGCCAAATTTCCTGCAACTCCCACTGGAAAAGAGATCACGGTGATTGAAAAGGCGCAAGGGACCTGCGTGACTAATGCGGAAGTTGTGGGGACGCCCACATATTTCTGCAAGGGGGATGGAAAGTGGACCCTACCCAGCGGGGAGTGCAAGTGCAAAGCAGGTTTCCAGCCGGACTTGGAGCAGCATTGCAATCTGTGCCAAAAGGGCACCTACAAGCCGGACGTGGGCGACAGCCTTTGTCTACCATGTCCAAAATACTCCCAGGGCTTCGACTACGGCCTATCAGAGTGCAATTGTGATTCGGGATACTACAGAGCGCCTACGGATCCGAAAAACATGTCTTGCACCC AACCGCCCTCAGCACCACAGAACTTGACGGTCAACTTCGTCGACCAGTCTAATGTGATATTAAGCTGGCAGCCGCCTGATAATTTAGGGGGCAGGTCAGACATTGCCTACAGGATAAAGTGTGATGCCTGCAGCGTAGGTTTGGTCCAATACAACCCTCCAACG GAACTTTTCAACGAAACTCGAATCCACATAAGCGGCCTAAATGCAGTTACAACTTACCGATTCCAAATACTTGCGGAAAATGGAGTGTCACACATGTCGCTCAAACCCAGTGCCGAATATGCGGACGTAGTGGTTACTACCGAGGCCTCAGTGGCCAGTAGTATCACTAATATCAGAGTGACCTCGGTCAAGAGCACGGAAATTACTTTGGCTTGGGATGCCCCCATTACGGATGGCGATTCCGAGAGCGATCAGGTTGAAACGTACGAAGTGAG GTGGTTTCCTCGCAACGAAGAATACAGCAATTCTACTAGTTTTCTAACCACAACCCTCATCGCAACGATTACCGGCCTACAGCAACGTACGGAATATGGACTACAAGTGAGAGCAAAAACCCCAAGGGGATGGGGAGCATGGTCTCCTGTCACGTTTAAAACTACGGGACAAGTTTTAAACACCG CCTACGTAGGGGCGGAAGAAGGAATGCAAATACGGCTCGTAGCAGGAGGAATCGTACTCATCGTCGTAATTCTAGTTGCAGTCATAGTTTTGACTGTCGTTCTCGTTAGGAACAGGTCAAATGACGAATGCAACAAGAAGCAACCCAGCGATTGCGACACTTTGGAATACCGAAATGGAGAGG GATTGGTAGTTACTTACA tgaCTACACCTCTTTTCACTGGAATAAGCGGCTCGTCTAGGATGTATATCGACCCTCACACCTATGAAGATCCTAATCAAGCTGTACGAGAATTTGCCAGGGAAATAGACTCCAAATGCATTACCATTGAGGCTATaatag GATGTTATTTTCAAGGTGGGGGCGAGTTTGGGGACGTGTGTAAGGGCAAACTGAAAATGAACGGGGCGGAAATCGACGTGGCCATCAAGACCCTGAAAGCGGGATCATTGGACAAGAGTCGCAACGACTTCCTTACCGAAGCCTCCATCATGGGACAGTTCGAACATCCCAACGTGATATTTCTTCAGGGTGTCGTCACCAAGTCGAATCCCGTGATGATCATCACTGAATATATGGAGAATGGGTCATTGGATACCTTTTTAAGG GCCAATGATGGGAAATTCAAAGTGATACAGTTAGTTGGTATGTTAAGGGGTATCGCGTCCGGGATGCAGTACCTCAGCGAAATGAACTATGTCCACAGAGACTTGGCAGCTAGGAATGTGTTAGTTAATTCGGAATTAGTGTGTAAAATAGCGGACTTCGGTTTAAGTAGGGAAATTGAAAGCGCCACGGAAGGAGCGTACACCACTAGG GGCGGTAAAATTCCGGTGAGGTGGACGGCACCGGAAGCGATAGCCTTCCGAAAATTCACCTCAGCAAGCGACGTATGGTCTTTAGGCATCGTCTGTTGGGAAGTCATGTCGTACGGTGAGAGGCCATACTGGAACTGGTCCAACCAAGACGTGATTAAGAGCATAGAAAAGGGTTATAG ATTACCTGCCCCAATGGACTGTCCAGAAGCCATTTATCAGCTAATGCTGGATTGTTGGCAGAAGGAGAGGACGCACAGGCCCTCGTTCCTGTCCGTTGTAAAAACTCTAGATAAGTTAATTCGGGTCCCGGATACATTGAGGAAAATTGCTCAGAATCG AAGGCCGCTACCGCTTAATCACCATCACCCCGCATCCTGGCAACAGCCATATTTGCATCCCTCATCGACCCTCGAACTAGCCGGAGGCAACCCCTATCTCGGCACCACCCTGTCTCATGTAGACTCTTTGTCCGCCCATTATCTCCCCGATGTAATTTTGCTACAAAACTACTATCGCAGCTCAATTATTGAACACGAAATGAAAATGAGGTTCAACAGCCTTATGAATATCTCAGAAGATGCACATCAAATCAAGGAGATTAACACCGAAAGTTGGTTGAATAATTCTGCCTTTGATAGGCAATTCTATGGGGGTGGTACCACCTCCTcagatttcttcaataaaaaaccTCATTACTATCCAAATTTGGATCCGAAATTTCTGAATTTAGACGATGAGGCTCTCTTCAACAAACGACCCGACGAAGTATTCCAACAAAATTTGTACGAAAGGTCACCATGCCTAGAGGAGGCTATGACCGGTTTTCATGAGGAAAGTAATTTAGGGCCGATTTCTACCGATCTGGGGGTTGCCGACGACTGTTCAACGGGGTTGTTCCGGAATGACAGGGATGACAAGGGCTGCAGCTCCTCGGAGACCGCTAGTAGGGCCTGGGTcgattttgacaatttgtaA